A single region of the Salvia splendens isolate huo1 chromosome 18, SspV2, whole genome shotgun sequence genome encodes:
- the LOC121776535 gene encoding oleosin H1-like → MADRNRPQPHQVQVHPQQQPLLHRYDASGKTSLLPRQGPSTGQVLAVITLLPVGGALLGLAGITLVGSLIGLAVATPVFVIFSPVLVPAIILLAGAVAALLTSGAFGLTGLSSISWVFNSFRQATGQEPLDYAKRRVQEGTMYVGEKTKQAGETIKSTAQEGIQVGGRT, encoded by the coding sequence ATGGCCGACCGCAACCGCCCACAGCCACACCAAGTCCAAGTCCACCCCCAGCAGCAGCCCCTCCTCCACCGCTACGACGCCTCCGGAAAAACCTCCCTCCTCCCGCGCCAAGGCCCCTCCACCGGCCAAGTCCTCGCCGTGATAACGCTCCTCCCCGTCGGCGGCGCTCTCCTCGGCCTTGCCGGGATCACGCTCGTTGGCAGCCTCATCGGGCTCGCCGTTGCCACCCCGGTCTTCGTCATCTTCAGCCCCGTCCTGGTGCCGGCCATCATCCTGCTGGCCGGGGCCGTGGCCGCGCTCCTCACGTCCGGGGCGTTTGGGCTGACCGGCCTCTCGTCGATCTCGTGGGTGTTCAACTCGTTCCGGCAGGCGACCGGGCAGGAGCCGCTGGACTATGCGAAGCGGCGCGTGCAGGAGGGGACGATGTATGTTGGGGAGAAGACGAAGCAGGCCGGCGAGACGATCAAGAGCACGGCGCAGGAAGGGATTCAAGTTGGTGGCCGGACTTGA